The following is a genomic window from Labeo rohita strain BAU-BD-2019 chromosome 15, IGBB_LRoh.1.0, whole genome shotgun sequence.
GTATGTAATTTCTGCACCCCTACCATGAACAAATGGAACTGCAAAAATAGtgactgtttttgtacaggtttctttgaatacaCCCTCATCTGCTATTGGTCAGGGAAACAGGTAGCCCCACCATGAGCTTgcgtaattttttttatatatttttggtttgccaaaattgcattaaattgcGTGTGCAATTTCTGCACCCTTACCATCAATAaatgaaattgcaaaaataGTGACTGTTATCACACAGGTTTCTTTGAACACACCCTCATCTGCTATTGATCAGGGAAACAGATAGCCCCGGCCTAAGCTCACGccactatttttatattttatatttttttagtttgcacaaataacattaaattgtaTGTGTAATTTCTGCACCCCTACCATCAACaaacaaaactgcaaaaatattgacagttttttttaacacgCCCTCATCTGCTATTGGTCAGGGAAACAGGTAGTCCCGCCCTGAGCTCGtgccattatttttaaatattatttgtttgcaGAAATTGCACTAAATTGCATATGTAATTTCTGCACCCCTACCATCAACAGATGGAACTGCAAAAATAGTGACTGTTTTCGcacaggtttctttgaatacgCCCTCATCTGCTATTGGTCAGGGAAATAGGTAGCCCCGCCCTGAGCTCACgccattatttttatatatttttagtttgtagAAATTGCATTAAATTGCGTGTGTACCCCTACTGTCAACAAacggaataaaagaaaaaaagggacTGTTTTCGCACAGGTTTCTTTGAACACAATATTTAGATAGCGACCCAGAGACAGAGGTGGCACTTTTTGGATAAAGTTGACTAGTTGTTTCTGTATATTATATTGAATAAGATAAAGCAAgaaattaaagctgcagtccataAAATTTGCCTCTTTGTCACCATCTCTGTTTGAAACctgcaattacatttatttacataattatctTCTTTATGTGGGTTGTGCATTGGCACGGCTCCTCAGCGAGGATTTATCCAGGGCCAGTCCATGGCATAGGCGGAATAGGCAAATGCTAGGGGCGCTGCCGATCCCTAGGGGTGCCAAAATgcaagttcttttttttttttttttcaatatctgCTTTTTTATTACCAATACTATTTCAATCCTATGAGAATACAAAAAAGCGTTCGTCCCACAAAAACATTGTTGCTCTCTTGACTAACCCCGGTTCGAAGCATGATcatatatatactaaataagGTAAAAGGTTGGAGCCAAACTTTTGGTCTAGTCTAGAAAGCCTAGTCTAAAAGTTTAATATAGTGTAATAACAATGTCTGGAGTTCCAGAGATCCGAGATTTTTTGTGTCACACGATAACacgttttaattacattttaacgcTATAGTTGTGTAGTATTTGGGTATTTATGGTATATTTTGGAGTTATAAATACTATGTCTTGGAAGTATATCCAAAATAAGAAGTTTCACCACAATGTCATATGAACAAGTACGTAACATGTCTACCAGTTTGGTTCTGACCCactgaaaaaagttttacaaGCAATCATACTTGCAATGGTGATTAACTAACAATTGCAGAGTTAGCTCAGAACACGTCAAACTGTGCAAATTATTACTGTTATACTTTGTTCTCAAAGTATTAATGTTAACATCAACATTGAGTGACTATGTGTATTTAGTGTGTATTAGCCTTATCAATTTCTGTACATTCTAATCTCTAATTGAATTCAAATTTCATCTAAAGAAACTGTTCTTTTAACcttaaaaaagcaatttaatgTTCCTTCAGAACTCAGTCTCTTTGAAATACAAATCCCACGTATCTGTAATCAGATGCACATTTAAAACTGGAATATAATCAGTCACTTACATGTGTTTCATTACCATCATGCGCCGTTTACTAAGTTTAATTATTCCAGCTGCTGTAAGAGGCCACAAATGATCCGCCACCTGGAGTACCCACACGCTATATCGCCTACAAGCAGGGTCTCCTTCCTTCTGTATATAGACGTGACGTAATGACGCAAAGAGGAACGGCAGCAAACTGGGATTTCCCACAAATCCCACAATCACTCAAATTAGAAAACACAGTGACAAGCTTACGGTTATTAATCAGGCAAAGGTAAGGAGATGAGTGGTTATATACTTGATTTTGGATCActtttaagcaaaaaaagttacaggactgcagctttaactaaaaaaatcaaaatgaaatttctAATTTACAAGCACTTGCATTTTTCaagacacatacagtatatgtataGCAGAggttccatcaatgatggaCCATTTTCGGTTTATGCTACCTCTGATTGTACAGTgaattttaaacaaacacaaaattacaataCATTCATGAAAGCTTTTGACCTAATATTTACaagattaaaaacatttacacatcattgcttttcattttacaaattttaattacaatacattgatttctttttttatccaaTATTGTGCAATGAACAATCCATAAGCACATTTaatgtacaattaaaaaaagttgccaacaaaaataaaattaacatcaGGAAAGCATGCTGTTATTTGCGGCAGTTCGATTTTAGTTAGTTAGCAGAATCGTTCATCTAAGACCATTGTAGAAAGTCAGGTTGTTCTATATCATGTACATTATATGACTACTGTCCATGTTATTAACGCAAAAAAGTTCAATTGATTCAACTGtgttaaaagagaaaaatgagTGAGCAAATGCACAGAAATATCACAACAGGTCCTAAAGTGTTTAGTTTGCTCTGAGAACTCATGGGGTCAGGTTTATTGATTGGGTGAGGTCATGGGGAAAAAAGAATTTCGGACTTAAAACCAACTAACACTCACTGAAATGAACAATTCAGAGAAAACCAAAATGCAGAAATACCCTACAGCTCTAGACAGGTCAATCTAATGCAACTCTCTCACAACCAAAAGCAGTGGACAGTGTCTTATCAGTGTCATTTTTAAGACAAATCTCAGTAGCAAGGTTCACCCACAGCATGCAGTTTTGCAACTGTTAACAAGAGACATGATGTCACTCTGCATGAGAGGAGGTCATAAGGCTGACTCAGAAGTCAAAAAAGTCATTACTCGGGACAAATTGCACTGTTAAAAGACAGCGGATTCTTGTAAAGGGTACAGGAGTATTTCCAAACATTTCAGCAAGAGCTCAATATTCTTAATGAGTCTCATAAAAGTGCATATTATAGCAAATGCTTCTTGAGTTTCAAGCATAAAATGTCTGTAATGAACAAAAGCATTCTGACAAATGGTAAAGCTACCAACCATTCCACAGAATCTGACATCTGTCTTTAAAACAGGTACAACTATAAAAACTGAAACTCTGGAATATAATGCTGATGGTGTtagcaaaatattttatgatcGTTTAATCTCTTTTGCAGCCAACATTATTGGTTTGCTTTGATATTTGAATCAATACTGCCACAACTCCCTCCTTGATATCAAATGAGGCCACAACTCGTCTACCTCAATATCAAATGAGGTACACTGCTTATATTCTAACTTCAAAAGTTAACAAATAAGTgatgcatataaaatatttcatgcaTACGAGTCAGAGGTAGGGCAGATGCATTGAACAGGTAAGCaaacctcagatcagctgtctaTAAGCCCGAGTTTCATTTCCCACAGTGAACATCATTGCAAGGCAAAATGTTAGAGAAAAAGTGACTCTGGTTATCGAGTTCTGTCTGTGGAGACCTCAGGTGTCTGAGGAGTTTGAAAGAACAGATAGCCGAATATGCTACAGTGATATGGCGTTTGGAGATTTGCATTTGACCTTTGAGGAGCACGCTAACACCACAAATGCAGACGTGCTCCTCCGAATGTGGTTAGATGTTCTTGTTTCAAAGCGGTATGAGAGAGGCCAGAAACATCTGAATGGCTTAGTCATACAGAGCATGCCTGAATGCTGGGGGAAGGGAGTAATGTGGTTTAGCCACTGGGTCCCATTTGCTGGTTACTTTGCTTATGATCAGCAAGCCACTTCATAATCTGTTGCCTGAGCTCTTCATTGGGCCGGATCTGGTCCATGGTCAGCGGACTGCGGTTGAAAGGGTCTGTCTGGTCActagaacaaaaaacaaaacaaaaccaaaactgcTATTAATACTTTTACCTAATCAACTaacattgttattgttaactaaaactattaaattgttttttgatgaaatacaatttttatattattgaaataataagTATAAccatcagattaaaaaaaaacaaacaaaaaaaaaaacttataaataaaagaaatagaaataataataaataaatacataaataaaaatgtggccTTGGCAAGTTTACGTTAaggtactaaaattactaaaactgaaataaaaattaaagctatatagaactatttaaaaacataagtaataaaaatgacaagtgTTCATTACAAAatcaagacaaaataataataatagtaataaatactattatagtatataatcaaatcaatcaatcaagtttatttatacagtgctttttaacaaaacaggttgtgCCATTTGAATAACCAGTATTAATAAAGTTGTATTCAtggcagtgttattttagtattttagtatcacttagtatcataatttctgttttaattaaaaaagtaacattttagtaattttgtagtgtgtttttgtcatttttagtagtttttttatatgtacactgccgttcaaaagttttggatcttccgatttgtaatgtttttttgtttttaaagaagtttctcatgctcatcaaggctgcatttatttgatcaaaaatacagaaaaaaagtgaaatattattacagcgtaaaattacatttttctattttaatatacattaaaatctaatttactcctgtgatcaaagcttaattttcagcatcattactccagtcttcagtgtcacatgatcctttagaaatcattttaatatgctgatttattatcagtgttgaaaacattattatttttatggaacctgtgatactttttttcaggattctttgatgaataaaaagttaaaaaaagaacagcatctatttaaaatataaatcttttataacaatatacactaccgttcaaaagtctgacgtcagtaaattttcattcgttcttttttttgaaagaaattaatacttttattcaccaagaatgtgttaaattgataaaaaaaagtgatagaaagacttatattgtctattttggataaatgctgttctttttaactttttattcatcaaagaatcttgaaaaaaaatatatcacaggttccaaaaaaaataagacaGTACAACTGTTGCCaccattgataattctaataataaatcagcatattagaatgatttctgaagaatcatgtgacacttaagactgatataatggctaaaaaaaaaacttcagcttaacaacaaaagaataaattgtattttaaagtatattaaaatagaaaccattattttacattgtaataacaaatatattcaaccaaaataaataaatttaccaaataaatgcagccttgatgagcataagagacttaaaactCTACAAGTCGTACTGATCCAACACGTTTTAAATGTCAGTGTTTATagattttatcaattttattatGCTTTCATTTTAATCTATCAAGGtaagctaaattaaaatgacaaaactagcatatttaaatatattttacttcagTTAACACTTATTTAAAGTAGCAATTTTAGTAAAGTTTGCTTTAGTTTACTATGGTTCACCTTAGTAAGTGCCGTGCTATTGTTGAACGGTCTACTGTGACGTTTGAAGAAGGTAGCAGCACCGGATCAAGCATTAAGGTAGACATGATGGGATCCAGAAATTCATCCGGAGCATCAGAATAGGTCTCCTCCTCTTGCTGATGCCTGTCTGCAAGTGACTGAAGGAGACAATCAACAAGGTTCCCATAAACACTTAACACCAATGACTTCCTGAGAAAGGTGTGTATTTAAGATGAAAATGCATAGAGATTAaattaaccttaattttatctGCTAAAAGACTGAAAGATACAATCATGTCGCCAGGCTTGTTGATTTTTTTGAGTACGCGGACAGTTTGGCAGAACAGAGTGGGTGAATACGACCTTCCATCTTTTGGGACGGTGGCGCAGAAATTTTCTTCATCTCTGTGGCCATAATAGTCAATATTATTCAGAAATGAATCAAGAAGTTCAgaataaatcttaaatatattaacaaagTGCCTACCCCAGGTTTAGGTAAATAGTACAGATGTCTGACACTAGCTGCTGGGGTTTGAAGTCGAATTCACTGAAGTCTTTCACTTTCAAGGCGCCCATCTTAGGACCAACCAGGTGCTGCAAAAAGTAGTTGAGCATGGATATGATCCTCTCCGCAAGAAAGGGGTGAACAAAAAGACCTTTTATCTCTggagagaaaataaaaagtacatcAAGTCTGAGTTTTAGTGTCATTTAGTACATTAAAGCCAAGCGTTTCActctataattatttaaaacccTTCTGTTCAGGTCTAAATTGGTTAGGAAGtttatgaccaaaaaaaaatctgtgatgTGTTAATATTTTAGTGCATTTGGTTTCTTTCACGTCTCTTACCAGATGTGAGGAAAGCCAAGGTGCCAATGGTCTCATTTGACATGATGTTGTGGAAGCGACCCAGCTGTCCAAACATCTGCAGACTAGATTCTTTCTCTCTGCGGGCGTCAGGGGCCAGACTGTCCCACTCCCCCCGATCCCTCTCCAGCTGGAGGATTTTGATTTTACTTAAGTACTGGAAGGAACAGATGCACGTGTGAGTGTCACATCTTTAATCAGTCAATTAAATATTTCCTGATATCAGCTTAATAGAGGTTAATATGTTCATGTAATTTAACAACCAAGCTAAATCgaacaaacaaaatgtgttaACGCTACCAggatttacataaaatatgaagCAATCTGCCTTTGCAGACAAGTACCTGTATTGCCTCGTCAAGTAAGAAGATGGCGTCATTCATGAGGAGATTGAGAAACCTCAGAAAGAGTGGTGGATTCATGGCTTCAAGATTTTCAGATGCGTAATCGGCAAGACGCTGTGGGGAAACAAGCATGGGATGAATGAAATTCTTAAGCCacctaaatattatttatagcaTTAAAATATCTGTCTGGTTCTTACCTTAATACTCTCCCTGTAACTCTCTTCTCCCCACATGTACTTCAGAATGGCATACATTGGCCTTCTGTAATTAAACTTCTGCTCAAACTGATGAGGATCACCTGAGAAACATGGCATTGCACAAAAtcttacactaccagttaaaagtaaaatttttaatgttttttttttaaagaagtcaccaagcctgcatttattctaTCTGAAATACAGCGAacgcagtaatattatgaaatatttttactatttaaaataactgttttctatttgaatatattttaaattttattcctgtgatcaaagctaaattttcaaagtcattactccagtcttcagtgttacatgatcagaaatcattctaatgtattgatttgctgttcaagaaacatttttattttattattaatatttaaaacaagtgAAATTTTTGgagtattctttgatgaatagaaagagccAAAgtcaaaaaaagagaagaaatgtcaaaaattaatacatttatttagcaaggatgctaaaaaaattctattctgctgttttcaacataataataataataataataataaatgtttttgagcaacaaatcaaaatattagaatgatttctgaatgatcatgtgactgaagtaatgaaatcactggaataaatcacattttaaaatatattcaaatagaaaacagttattttcaatagtaaacatttcagaattttactgtttggttgagcagatgagacttctttaaaaaacaaaaaatctttgaCTGGTAGAGTATATAGGCTGTTACAAtcaaattaacaataaaaaaacacttcagaaaCTAACCAGTGAACTCTATATCCACAAACACTGTAATGAGGGCTTCAGCAAGTTGGGGTGCATGCCGATATGTGCTGAACACCCTTTGGCGCTGGAACATGATAGGCTGGGCAGCGCCAGGTGACAGAGTCTCCATATGGGGCATCACAGCTTCAAGAACCTCTGCCAGCTTTGCCCGCAAATGAGGATTCTTCATTCTGCAAGTAAGTAACCCAGAGTAATCAACAAGCCACATGGAATGCAAAAAAAGCGCGAGAAACTCAGCATTACTCCGGCTCACACCTATCAACGTTGCCCATGAACACAGTGATGAAGGTCAGGACATGTTCTAAGCTTTCCGCCGAGGACTCCAACACCTCGTCAGCAAAGCGGCGGAGGAATATGAAGAAATCGCCCATGTTTTCAGCAAAGAACTCTGTGAAAAAGGCAAGAGACTGGGTTTTTGAAAAATTGCTGCCCACTGAGGTATAAAACAGGTAATTGTgcctttatctcacaattcagactttcttccttgaaattcaaatttatatctcacaatttaaactttttttcctcacaaactCTTAACCTGAGTTAACATCTCGCAATTtagaatttcataaaaaaaacctcaaaattgtgaataaaaatgtcagaattgtgagataacttGGTATtgcaagaaaatatttttacattattttttaataataagtgATAATAAAAAAGACATGGAAATTAGGGTTGTCGCTAacgattattttattttgataatcaaGTAATCGGtcaattattctgacgattaatcgaataatcagataattataataaattttttcGTGgtaacagtttgtgtggagcagcatttaattccaagaaaaaagttgcaattaccttttaaaaaaatgttttaataataaataataatgataattttaaaaagttgtggaaactagggctgtcactaacaactattttggtaatcgagtaatcgtcaattattctgacgattaattgagtaatcggataattataataaatctttTTGTGGTAACAGTTcatgtggagcagcatttacttaCACGAACGTACGTAACCTACACCCATGTAAAaattaaagtgcatatatttatttaattgaattgcagcatttgtgaattcacaatagcattacgttttatgattttttatattggtttaatatatcatacaGCCTTGGAAAACACTCTAATAATGCGTTTCATGGATTCTTGTCTGCACCACTTCTGGTATTTTGCCGGTTACTCGACATTCAAAATGCAataaaggattttttaaaatcaagtaCTCGACTGAATCGAAGAATCTTGACAGCCCTAGTGAAAACAAGCTTGTTTACTGAAAAGGAACACAAAACTTAGAGGGGATACCTGGCACAAAGCATAGCAGGCTGTTCTCTAGCGCAGGTAAGGGAAAAGTGAGAGGGATGTGCTCAGGACCCTGGTTGCCCAGGCTGAGCTGAACCAGCAGGGCAGCGCAGGAGGCTTGGAGGTTGAGGCAGTTTTGTAGCATGGTGGGCTGTGTGGTAGCAGCCTTCGTTGAGAGATAGACCGTCATAAGGCGTTCAAACTGTTCCCGCAGCTCTGCTGCTGCTGGGCCTCCACTGAGCTGCGTGTCCCGCCACGTCCCCTGCAGCCGGTGTAGAGACTGATTCATCTTCACCATCTGATCATGAAGTCTGACAAACAAATTCCATTAAAGCAtatgtttattttctgaaaaatcagTGTTTTGCTGTTTTAGCAGCTGGGATTAGTACTACACCCTCATAACTGGTCCTAACTACaagcattaaaacaaacaaacaatgacaataatactattttggcatatatttttatgttttaaagtgtCTGTATTACCTATGAAAACCCAGGTACAGGGTAAGCTGTGTAAAGATGAGGTTTTCTGTAAGAAGGCTGTATGATTGGGCAAATTCAACCGTTTGTTGAGGGGGTACAGGTATCAGACATGTCTCCTTGTCCAAACCTGTAAGGTGAGGTACGTTGTTATGTAGGGTGAGTTTAGATTGTTATGTCTGAAAGAAATGAAAAGTAGTGTCTGGTAGTTGAAGCAAAGGCCGGTCACCTCTTGCGTGCACGTTTCTGTTACGCCTCTCTTCCTCACTCAGCTCCTTAAGCAAGCAGTACGTGGGGTTAAAG
Proteins encoded in this region:
- the ube4a gene encoding ubiquitin conjugation factor E4 A; translation: MTDQGNNNQNISQNPFAALFSSLADAKQFASGQKQRRQAEQQYSGESQSESDNSVSDSIDDNDDSVAEISRSFRSRQELCEQLNVNHMIQRIFLITLDNSDPSLRSSNGIPPRCVYLEEMAADLDGQDWLNMDTIEQALFSRLLLQEPGNHLIYMTSCSVVNLSADRDAGEKRAIPYLYACYRRAKEEITKVPEKLLSYAVHCKNLTVSNARTVLLTPEIYISQNVYEQLLDLLLEAVRGAQFEEVVEFLEEVIASLLADQEVRTFGEVMVPVFDIFQGRVKDLDLCQLLLYSYLEILLYFSRQKDISKVLMEHIQPKDPNSGIQYQKTLLGAILNISCLLKTPGVVENHGFFLNPSRSSPQEMKVQESNIHQFIGQFHDKLYQILKNLLQQSSETRHLLLSWLGGCLQANMGRAKIWANQMPEIFFQMYASDAFFLNLGAALLKLCQPFSRPYSPKLLTFNPTYCLLKELSEEERRNRNVHARGLDKETCLIPVPPQQTVEFAQSYSLLTENLIFTQLTLYLGFHRLHDQMVKMNQSLHRLQGTWRDTQLSGGPAAAELREQFERLMTVYLSTKAATTQPTMLQNCLNLQASCAALLVQLSLGNQGPEHIPLTFPLPALENSLLCFVPEFFAENMGDFFIFLRRFADEVLESSAESLEHVLTFITVFMGNVDRMKNPHLRAKLAEVLEAVMPHMETLSPGAAQPIMFQRQRVFSTYRHAPQLAEALITVFVDIEFTGDPHQFEQKFNYRRPMYAILKYMWGEESYRESIKRLADYASENLEAMNPPLFLRFLNLLMNDAIFLLDEAIQYLSKIKILQLERDRGEWDSLAPDARREKESSLQMFGQLGRFHNIMSNETIGTLAFLTSEIKGLFVHPFLAERIISMLNYFLQHLVGPKMGALKVKDFSEFDFKPQQLVSDICTIYLNLGDEENFCATVPKDGRSYSPTLFCQTVRVLKKINKPGDMIVSFSLLADKIKSLADRHQQEEETYSDAPDEFLDPIMSTLMLDPVLLPSSNVTVDRSTIARHLLSDQTDPFNRSPLTMDQIRPNEELRQQIMKWLADHKQSNQQMGPSG